One window of Triplophysa rosa linkage group LG8, Trosa_1v2, whole genome shotgun sequence genomic DNA carries:
- the LOC130557570 gene encoding histone-lysine N-methyltransferase ASH1L-like isoform X3 encodes MDKKKQKTAPAPSLERDKHKKREDGKKMRKAKEGEAEVSSKSTKSESQLQSRQDEVTVMKSDQSEANGRMKIGFVAKRTKKPPKSLENFICRPTARISQRLSHGDGQSSCGGDRSSSDITGAIQSCQESQKKDSNDCISSNASTTPLSTSSKKVDSTLLCPPSKKTASKQTKKTDSKSLLTSDGPSYTAQPQTDSKVPLSHRITSSTPLKQTYSPPAAHSPPSSIQQNSSLHNGTQVFNVQRGKGEDFPTGATVTVSLPSQSSKDTRLKAHTSQQSSSSFQNEAEHSLCCSENSQSSKPKKKSKTSTFRDSKVDKCLNASVKEDSKQGGDSTNKTSKENESAHQPSPSMKTPAVLPASNTSAGLSDHENSTSQRLESKGKNKKHNIGGDIDDSRKRTLEPTQTIPVVLQSKDISSVGHIIDKKRVRHSSDHEENMQCSSQTSSSADSQYNTSIRSTDKTSDETHLHPKQFTNPDKKLKVVQMTKVANQVEKMDLVETVGSTACKTVPQTANLSKISAFKSSKTSPQCKPRPVGRPPKTKQLQNPSPRSDVSSPEPQTKKRGRPKIIRLDESPQGSGSHKSLSKSPIIEHTNVRHPEVDLKLQKPVQRKRGRPRLSFSVQPQRSESLGSESVKKSAEDNLKPPLSKTKDAQICRKRNKLIMKTIIKNINKMRMKKRDEVLTQFISGQKQSSKEGISQKGNEGEVDCSVSDPTQSLSSLVTSFGGKLGPQINVSKRGTIYIGKRRGRKPKAQRENSGQDSEQILFQKSQKVAESTSQMNSWFTPGGHSNTFETQPALSSSFKSPESLRKKPYTDNCEYDKHSAPKVTSSQKVKAMADDKSRPRSSLRSTPLNPATTQLGSVRMQDCRAAHVSRSVLMEKERLNYKCHRKGHNFFSRDKIRRHKHKCKRKYLQLRAKRQDPAFLAEIEELVVRLSAIRIVHHVAQGDEAKSGRKSLKAKNHPHVLQCLPQNLHHPTMFQINFSGYYSPQSDFPRDSLHYVGMADLKRNNGCPSQPSEHIVTHCPMVHKLGFPLTGGSCYHSPCKLPLSASSFGFGLYRGYPPSATIYPSSPFLASYVHPYSKNPILSPSKFHKRKQKFLRRDPLCGGKPQGTYPNVTSQSSSDWFGRNSWQRVDNRDKRHEQIRGRAREEIDGLLGQSKLRKDNVSKSASSSNSLFSSSMPTRKADKHKASHLSYIGPAHLRPTSKVRWAEHQRPWRWRGSVQSERSNSRLDQEAASGYQENETFAGQESDEDLPSPSWSDRTIHHNTFLQNPNLASSAKSRMTVQRSAAEVQGDSRNLMRPGSSWMRGSCLTGGKRASESFRPGGPVFHGHRQRLTEGQDAEGRDLRCNISRTLIQTREISPFSSSTATKTSLSHSSSTHLSKSKHVKRVKKPLTNKSFQSQTGTGSEAKRRGRGRPRKNPAPCFSPSLPTAPLLDGVSECPSKRRKGETDDNTVLSGSDFVSQCEKRKVRKKRDCEKLRDGGHDEQETDLSQEPSSSHSRPSLPSHDTSVSAHSQSERNSAKSADKQYEWAGLYSDVYKTKDPMRPSSPENTECLDYDPEKHQHGLLPAPIHVGKYLRLKRIDFQLPYDIYWLRAHNKLPKISDSPQKTATSKMTV; translated from the exons ATGGATAAGAAAAAGCAGAAGACAGCACCTGCACCAAGCCTAGAGAGAGATAAACATAAAAAGAGAGAAGATGGAAAGAAGATGAGAAAAGCCAAGGAGGGTGAAGCAGAAGTTTCTTCAAAGAGCACTAAGAGTGAATCTCAGCTGCAGAGCAGGCAGGACGAGGTAACAGTTATGAAGTCTGACCAGTCAGAGGCAAATGGAAGAATGAAAATTGGGTTCGTAGCAAAACGAACCAAGAAGCCCCCAAAGAGCCTTGAGAACTTCATATGCAGACCCACCGCTAGGATCTCTCAGAGACTTTCACACGGAGATGGCCAAAGCTCATGTGGAGGTGATCGGTCCAGTTCTGACATCACAGGGGCCATCCAGTCatgtcaggagagtcagaaaaaAGACAGTAATGACTGCATTTCTTCAAATGCCTCCACAACACCACTTTCCACTTCATCCAAAAAGGTTGATTCGACACTTTTATGTCCGCCTTCTAAAAAG ACTGcatcaaaacagacaaagaagaCCGATTCAAAGTCATTATTGACATCAGATGGGCCCTCATATACAGCTCAACCACAGACCGATAGCAAAGTACCCCTTTCTCACAGAATAACCTCATCTACTCCACTGAAGCAGACATATTCACCTCCAGCTGCTCATTCTCCACCATCCTCAATTCAACAGAACTCCAGCCTACACAACGGCACCCAAGTTTTTAATGTTCAAAGGGGGAAGGGTGAAGATTTTCCAACCGGAGCAACAGTTACTGTTTCCCTCCCATCACAAAGTTCAAAAGATACAAGGCTGAAAGCTCACACATCTCAGCAGTCATCTTCCAGTTTTCAAAATGAGGCTGAGCACTCATTGTGTTGCAGTGAGAATTCACAGTCCTCAAAGcctaaaaaaaaatcaaagacgTCTACATTCAGGGACAGTAAAGTTGATAAATGTTTGAATGCAAGTGTGAAAGAGGACAGCAAACAGGGTGGAGATTCTACTAATAAAACAAGTAAAGAAAATGAATCCGCGCATCAGCCAAGTCCTTCTATGAAAACACCAGCAGTCCTTCCGGCTTCAAATACATCTGCTGGTTTATCAGATCACGAGAACAGCACTTCACAGCGACTTGAGAGCAAAGGAAAGAACAAGAAGCATAATATAGGTGGAGACATAGATGACAGCAGAAAACGGACCTTGGAACCTACCCAAACAATCCCTGTTGTTCTCCAGTCAAAGGATATCAGTAGTGTGGGGCATATAATTGACAAAAAGAGAGTAAGACACAGTTCAGACCATGAAGAAAATATGCAGTGTTCCTCTCAAACTAGCAGCAGTGCTGATTCTCAGTATAACACCTCCATTCGTTCCACAGATAAAACCTCAGATGAGACTCATTTACACCCCAAACAATTCACCAACCCAGACAAGAAACTAAAAGTCGTTCAAATGACGAAGGTGGCAAATCAAGTGGAAAAGATGGATCTGGTGGAGACTGTTGGTTCCACTGCTTGTAAAACTGTTCCTCAAACAGCTAATCTTAGTAAAATATCTGCCTTTAAGTCCTCAAAGACATCACCACAGTGTAAACCAAGACCGGTAGGACGACCTCCTAAAACGAAACAACTCCAAAATCCATCACCCAGATCAGACGTCTCATCCCCAGAGCCCCAGACCAAGAAAAGGGGTCGTCCAAAAATTATCAGGTTGGATGAATCTCCTCAGGGAAGTGGGTCTCATAAGTCTTTATCTAAGTCTCCCATCATTGAACACACGAATGTTCGACATCCTGAGGTTGACCTTAAACTTCAAAAGCCTGTACAAAGAAAACGAGGTCGGCCCAGACTTTCCTTCTCTGTCCAGCCACAGAGATCAGAGTCACTGGGTTCGGAGTCTGTGAAGAAGAGTGCTGAAGACAATCTCAAACCCCCCTTGTCAAAGACTAAAGATGCCCAAATTTGCCGGAAACGAAACAAGTTGATAATGAAGACAAttatcaaaaatataaataaaatgagaaTGAAGAAACGAGATGAAGTGCTTACGCAGTTTATTTCCGGGCAAAAACAATCCTCCAAAGAGGGTATTTCTCAGAAAGGCAATGAAGGAGAGGTAGACTGTTCAGTTTCAGATCCTACCCAGTCTTTATCCTCACTTGTGACGTCTTTTGGGGGAAAACTCGGTCCACAAATTAATGTAAGCAAACGTGGCACTATCTACATAGGAAAGAGAAGAGGCCGTAAACCTAAAGCCCAAAGAGAAAATTCTGGCCAAGACTCTGAGCAAATCCTGTTTCAAAAGTCTCAGAAAGTGGCTGAATCTACAAGTCAGATGAATTCTTGGTTCACTCCTGGGGGACACAGCAATACATTTGAAACCCAACCTGCTCTGTCCAGCTCATTTAAATCTCCTGAGTCCCTCAGAAAAAAGCCTTACACTGACAACTGTGAATACGATAAACATTCTGCTCCAAAGGTTACCAGTTCCCAAAAAGTGAAAGCAATGGCTGACGACAAATCAAGACCACGTTCATCATTACGTTCAACACCACTTAATCCAGCCACGACTCAGTTAGGCTCTGTAAGAATGCAAGACTGCAGAGCAGCACATGTTTCCCGATCAGTGCTGATGGAGAAGGAAAGACTTAACTACAAATGTCATAGAAAAGGTCATAATTTCTTCAGCCGTGATAAGATTAGGAGACATAAACACAAATGTAAGAGGAAGTATCTTCAACTCAGGGCCAAAAGACAAGACCCGGCATTTCTGGCAGAGATCGAGGAATTGGTAGTAAGGCTTAGCGCGATTCGTATTGTGCATCACGTTGCTCAGGGAGATGAGGCAAAATCTGGAAGAAAGAGTTTGAAAGCGAAAAATCACCCCCATGTTCTTCAGTGTCTACCACAAAACCTTCACCATCCAACCATGTTTCAGATCAACTTCAGCGGTTACTACTCGCCCCAATCTGACTTTCCCCGTGATTCTTTGCATTATGTTGGCATGGCAGATTTAAAAAGGAACAACGGGTGCCCCTCGCAACCAAGCGAACATATTGTCACCCATTGTCCGATGGTTCACAAACTCGGATTCCCACTGACAGGAGGCAGTTGTTATCACTCGCCTTGCAAGTTGCCACTCTCGGCCTCTTCCTTCGGTTTCGGGCTTTACAGAGGATACCCTCCATCTGCAACCATATATCCTTCTTCACCATTTTTAGCCTCATATGTGCATCCCTACTCCAAAAATCCCATTTTAAGCCCATCAAAGTTCCATAAAAGGAAGCAGAAGTTTCTGAGACGTGACCCTCTTTGTGGAGGGAAGCCACAGGGGACTTACCCGAATGTAACTTCTCAATCCTCAAGCGACTGGTTTGGTAGAAATAGCTGGCAAAGGGTCGACAACAGAGACAAAAGGCATGAACAAATTAGAGGAAGAGCAAGAGAGGAAATAGATGGTCTGCTAGGACAAAGTAAGCTCAGAAAAGACAATGTAAGCAAAAGTGCTTCATCTTCTAATTCCCTCTTCTCCTCCTCAATGCCAACAAGAAAAGCAGATAAACATAAAGCTTCACATCTCTCTTATATAGGACCGGCACACCTGAGGCCCACATCAAAAGTTAGGTGGGCAGAGCATCAGCGGCCCTGGAGGTGGAGAGGAAGTGTTCAATCCGAGAGGAGTAATAGCAGATTAGACCAAGAAGCTGCATCAGGGTACCAGGAGAATGAAACTTTTGCTGGTCAAGAGAGTGATGAAGACCTACCTTCACCTTCTTGGTCAGATAGAACAATACACCATAACACTTTTCTGCAGAATCCCAACCTTGCCAGCAGTGCAAAGAGTCGAATGACAGTCCAGAGGAGTGCTGCTGAAGTTCAGGGTGATTCAAGAAACCTAATGAGACCTGGAAGCTCATGGATGAGGGGATCTTGTTTGACTGGAGGCAAAAGAGCATCAG AGAGCTTCCGGCCTGGTGGTCCAGTTTTCCATGGGCACCGTCAGCGTCTCACTGAAGGACAAGATGCAGAAGGAAGAGACCTGAGATGCAATATCAGTAGGACACTCATCCAGACCAGGGAGATCAGCCCTTTTTCTTCTTCTACTGCCACCAAAACCAGCCTGTCTCATTCAAGCAGTACTCACCTGAGCAAGAGTAAACATGTGAAACGTGTTAAGAAGCCGCTCACAAATAAGAGCTTTCAAAGTCAGACGGGCACAGGAAGTGAGGCAAAGAGGAGGGGACGGGGCCGACCGAGAAAAAATCCTGCACCATGCTTTTCTCCATCTCTGCCAACTGCACCGTTACTTGATGGGGTGTCAGAGTGTCCTTCAAAACGGAGGAAAGGTGAAACAGATGATAACACGGTACTCAGTGGGTCCGACTTTGTGTCTCAATGTGAGAAAAGGAAAGTTAGAAAGAAAAGAGACTGTGAAAAATTGAGAGACGGAGGACATGACGAACAAGAGACAGATTTGAGCCAAGAGCCCTCGAGTTCACACTCTCGCCCATCATTACCCTCTCATGACACATCAGTATCTgcacacagccaatcagagaggaATTCTGCCAAGTCAGCTGACAAGCAATACGAGTGGGCGGGGCTTTACTCCGATGTGTATAAAACCAAGGA CCCCATGAGACCGTCCTCACCAGAAAACACAGAGTGCCTTGACTATGACCCTGAAAAACATCAGCACGGCCTTCTTCCTGCACCTATACACGTAG GAAAATATCTGAGGCTGAAACGGATTGACTTTCAGTTGCCCTATGACATATATTGGCTGAGAGCACACAATAAG CTTCCTAAAATATCAGATTCCCCACAAAAGACCGCAACATCCA AGATGACAGTCTAA
- the LOC130557570 gene encoding histone-lysine N-methyltransferase ASH1L-like isoform X2, with protein MDKKKQKTAPAPSLERDKHKKREDGKKMRKAKEGEAEVSSKSTKSESQLQSRQDEVTVMKSDQSEANGRMKIGFVAKRTKKPPKSLENFICRPTARISQRLSHGDGQSSCGGDRSSSDITGAIQSCQESQKKDSNDCISSNASTTPLSTSSKKVDSTLLCPPSKKTASKQTKKTDSKSLLTSDGPSYTAQPQTDSKVPLSHRITSSTPLKQTYSPPAAHSPPSSIQQNSSLHNGTQVFNVQRGKGEDFPTGATVTVSLPSQSSKDTRLKAHTSQQSSSSFQNEAEHSLCCSENSQSSKPKKKSKTSTFRDSKVDKCLNASVKEDSKQGGDSTNKTSKENESAHQPSPSMKTPAVLPASNTSAGLSDHENSTSQRLESKGKNKKHNIGGDIDDSRKRTLEPTQTIPVVLQSKDISSVGHIIDKKRVRHSSDHEENMQCSSQTSSSADSQYNTSIRSTDKTSDETHLHPKQFTNPDKKLKVVQMTKVANQVEKMDLVETVGSTACKTVPQTANLSKISAFKSSKTSPQCKPRPVGRPPKTKQLQNPSPRSDVSSPEPQTKKRGRPKIIRLDESPQGSGSHKSLSKSPIIEHTNVRHPEVDLKLQKPVQRKRGRPRLSFSVQPQRSESLGSESVKKSAEDNLKPPLSKTKDAQICRKRNKLIMKTIIKNINKMRMKKRDEVLTQFISGQKQSSKEGISQKGNEGEVDCSVSDPTQSLSSLVTSFGGKLGPQINVSKRGTIYIGKRRGRKPKAQRENSGQDSEQILFQKSQKVAESTSQMNSWFTPGGHSNTFETQPALSSSFKSPESLRKKPYTDNCEYDKHSAPKVTSSQKVKAMADDKSRPRSSLRSTPLNPATTQLGSVRMQDCRAAHVSRSVLMEKERLNYKCHRKGHNFFSRDKIRRHKHKCKRKYLQLRAKRQDPAFLAEIEELVVRLSAIRIVHHVAQGDEAKSGRKSLKAKNHPHVLQCLPQNLHHPTMFQINFSGYYSPQSDFPRDSLHYVGMADLKRNNGCPSQPSEHIVTHCPMVHKLGFPLTGGSCYHSPCKLPLSASSFGFGLYRGYPPSATIYPSSPFLASYVHPYSKNPILSPSKFHKRKQKFLRRDPLCGGKPQGTYPNVTSQSSSDWFGRNSWQRVDNRDKRHEQIRGRAREEIDGLLGQSKLRKDNVSKSASSSNSLFSSSMPTRKADKHKASHLSYIGPAHLRPTSKVRWAEHQRPWRWRGSVQSERSNSRLDQEAASGYQENETFAGQESDEDLPSPSWSDRTIHHNTFLQNPNLASSAKSRMTVQRSAAEVQGDSRNLMRPGSSWMRGSCLTGGKRASESFRPGGPVFHGHRQRLTEGQDAEGRDLRCNISRTLIQTREISPFSSSTATKTSLSHSSSTHLSKSKHVKRVKKPLTNKSFQSQTGTGSEAKRRGRGRPRKNPAPCFSPSLPTAPLLDGVSECPSKRRKGETDDNTVLSGSDFVSQCEKRKVRKKRDCEKLRDGGHDEQETDLSQEPSSSHSRPSLPSHDTSVSAHSQSERNSAKSADKQYEWAGLYSDVYKTKDPMRPSSPENTECLDYDPEKHQHGLLPAPIHVGKYLRLKRIDFQLPYDIYWLRAHNKLPKISDSPQKTATSNGSVGVMSLTQPEDRSYKHHTDSVPHDCISDSLNKDDSLRLPAEEVAEETSQTDPDEKLPNQRDPLKQQERGSDAENISSPLLIMPLSCEERSFISEHCIFLLRNYEKMRVRQAVLLREGVREREKEKEESEGSNQCQTGGLEDNTSTKRASDSLESSV; from the exons ATGGATAAGAAAAAGCAGAAGACAGCACCTGCACCAAGCCTAGAGAGAGATAAACATAAAAAGAGAGAAGATGGAAAGAAGATGAGAAAAGCCAAGGAGGGTGAAGCAGAAGTTTCTTCAAAGAGCACTAAGAGTGAATCTCAGCTGCAGAGCAGGCAGGACGAGGTAACAGTTATGAAGTCTGACCAGTCAGAGGCAAATGGAAGAATGAAAATTGGGTTCGTAGCAAAACGAACCAAGAAGCCCCCAAAGAGCCTTGAGAACTTCATATGCAGACCCACCGCTAGGATCTCTCAGAGACTTTCACACGGAGATGGCCAAAGCTCATGTGGAGGTGATCGGTCCAGTTCTGACATCACAGGGGCCATCCAGTCatgtcaggagagtcagaaaaaAGACAGTAATGACTGCATTTCTTCAAATGCCTCCACAACACCACTTTCCACTTCATCCAAAAAGGTTGATTCGACACTTTTATGTCCGCCTTCTAAAAAG ACTGcatcaaaacagacaaagaagaCCGATTCAAAGTCATTATTGACATCAGATGGGCCCTCATATACAGCTCAACCACAGACCGATAGCAAAGTACCCCTTTCTCACAGAATAACCTCATCTACTCCACTGAAGCAGACATATTCACCTCCAGCTGCTCATTCTCCACCATCCTCAATTCAACAGAACTCCAGCCTACACAACGGCACCCAAGTTTTTAATGTTCAAAGGGGGAAGGGTGAAGATTTTCCAACCGGAGCAACAGTTACTGTTTCCCTCCCATCACAAAGTTCAAAAGATACAAGGCTGAAAGCTCACACATCTCAGCAGTCATCTTCCAGTTTTCAAAATGAGGCTGAGCACTCATTGTGTTGCAGTGAGAATTCACAGTCCTCAAAGcctaaaaaaaaatcaaagacgTCTACATTCAGGGACAGTAAAGTTGATAAATGTTTGAATGCAAGTGTGAAAGAGGACAGCAAACAGGGTGGAGATTCTACTAATAAAACAAGTAAAGAAAATGAATCCGCGCATCAGCCAAGTCCTTCTATGAAAACACCAGCAGTCCTTCCGGCTTCAAATACATCTGCTGGTTTATCAGATCACGAGAACAGCACTTCACAGCGACTTGAGAGCAAAGGAAAGAACAAGAAGCATAATATAGGTGGAGACATAGATGACAGCAGAAAACGGACCTTGGAACCTACCCAAACAATCCCTGTTGTTCTCCAGTCAAAGGATATCAGTAGTGTGGGGCATATAATTGACAAAAAGAGAGTAAGACACAGTTCAGACCATGAAGAAAATATGCAGTGTTCCTCTCAAACTAGCAGCAGTGCTGATTCTCAGTATAACACCTCCATTCGTTCCACAGATAAAACCTCAGATGAGACTCATTTACACCCCAAACAATTCACCAACCCAGACAAGAAACTAAAAGTCGTTCAAATGACGAAGGTGGCAAATCAAGTGGAAAAGATGGATCTGGTGGAGACTGTTGGTTCCACTGCTTGTAAAACTGTTCCTCAAACAGCTAATCTTAGTAAAATATCTGCCTTTAAGTCCTCAAAGACATCACCACAGTGTAAACCAAGACCGGTAGGACGACCTCCTAAAACGAAACAACTCCAAAATCCATCACCCAGATCAGACGTCTCATCCCCAGAGCCCCAGACCAAGAAAAGGGGTCGTCCAAAAATTATCAGGTTGGATGAATCTCCTCAGGGAAGTGGGTCTCATAAGTCTTTATCTAAGTCTCCCATCATTGAACACACGAATGTTCGACATCCTGAGGTTGACCTTAAACTTCAAAAGCCTGTACAAAGAAAACGAGGTCGGCCCAGACTTTCCTTCTCTGTCCAGCCACAGAGATCAGAGTCACTGGGTTCGGAGTCTGTGAAGAAGAGTGCTGAAGACAATCTCAAACCCCCCTTGTCAAAGACTAAAGATGCCCAAATTTGCCGGAAACGAAACAAGTTGATAATGAAGACAAttatcaaaaatataaataaaatgagaaTGAAGAAACGAGATGAAGTGCTTACGCAGTTTATTTCCGGGCAAAAACAATCCTCCAAAGAGGGTATTTCTCAGAAAGGCAATGAAGGAGAGGTAGACTGTTCAGTTTCAGATCCTACCCAGTCTTTATCCTCACTTGTGACGTCTTTTGGGGGAAAACTCGGTCCACAAATTAATGTAAGCAAACGTGGCACTATCTACATAGGAAAGAGAAGAGGCCGTAAACCTAAAGCCCAAAGAGAAAATTCTGGCCAAGACTCTGAGCAAATCCTGTTTCAAAAGTCTCAGAAAGTGGCTGAATCTACAAGTCAGATGAATTCTTGGTTCACTCCTGGGGGACACAGCAATACATTTGAAACCCAACCTGCTCTGTCCAGCTCATTTAAATCTCCTGAGTCCCTCAGAAAAAAGCCTTACACTGACAACTGTGAATACGATAAACATTCTGCTCCAAAGGTTACCAGTTCCCAAAAAGTGAAAGCAATGGCTGACGACAAATCAAGACCACGTTCATCATTACGTTCAACACCACTTAATCCAGCCACGACTCAGTTAGGCTCTGTAAGAATGCAAGACTGCAGAGCAGCACATGTTTCCCGATCAGTGCTGATGGAGAAGGAAAGACTTAACTACAAATGTCATAGAAAAGGTCATAATTTCTTCAGCCGTGATAAGATTAGGAGACATAAACACAAATGTAAGAGGAAGTATCTTCAACTCAGGGCCAAAAGACAAGACCCGGCATTTCTGGCAGAGATCGAGGAATTGGTAGTAAGGCTTAGCGCGATTCGTATTGTGCATCACGTTGCTCAGGGAGATGAGGCAAAATCTGGAAGAAAGAGTTTGAAAGCGAAAAATCACCCCCATGTTCTTCAGTGTCTACCACAAAACCTTCACCATCCAACCATGTTTCAGATCAACTTCAGCGGTTACTACTCGCCCCAATCTGACTTTCCCCGTGATTCTTTGCATTATGTTGGCATGGCAGATTTAAAAAGGAACAACGGGTGCCCCTCGCAACCAAGCGAACATATTGTCACCCATTGTCCGATGGTTCACAAACTCGGATTCCCACTGACAGGAGGCAGTTGTTATCACTCGCCTTGCAAGTTGCCACTCTCGGCCTCTTCCTTCGGTTTCGGGCTTTACAGAGGATACCCTCCATCTGCAACCATATATCCTTCTTCACCATTTTTAGCCTCATATGTGCATCCCTACTCCAAAAATCCCATTTTAAGCCCATCAAAGTTCCATAAAAGGAAGCAGAAGTTTCTGAGACGTGACCCTCTTTGTGGAGGGAAGCCACAGGGGACTTACCCGAATGTAACTTCTCAATCCTCAAGCGACTGGTTTGGTAGAAATAGCTGGCAAAGGGTCGACAACAGAGACAAAAGGCATGAACAAATTAGAGGAAGAGCAAGAGAGGAAATAGATGGTCTGCTAGGACAAAGTAAGCTCAGAAAAGACAATGTAAGCAAAAGTGCTTCATCTTCTAATTCCCTCTTCTCCTCCTCAATGCCAACAAGAAAAGCAGATAAACATAAAGCTTCACATCTCTCTTATATAGGACCGGCACACCTGAGGCCCACATCAAAAGTTAGGTGGGCAGAGCATCAGCGGCCCTGGAGGTGGAGAGGAAGTGTTCAATCCGAGAGGAGTAATAGCAGATTAGACCAAGAAGCTGCATCAGGGTACCAGGAGAATGAAACTTTTGCTGGTCAAGAGAGTGATGAAGACCTACCTTCACCTTCTTGGTCAGATAGAACAATACACCATAACACTTTTCTGCAGAATCCCAACCTTGCCAGCAGTGCAAAGAGTCGAATGACAGTCCAGAGGAGTGCTGCTGAAGTTCAGGGTGATTCAAGAAACCTAATGAGACCTGGAAGCTCATGGATGAGGGGATCTTGTTTGACTGGAGGCAAAAGAGCATCAG AGAGCTTCCGGCCTGGTGGTCCAGTTTTCCATGGGCACCGTCAGCGTCTCACTGAAGGACAAGATGCAGAAGGAAGAGACCTGAGATGCAATATCAGTAGGACACTCATCCAGACCAGGGAGATCAGCCCTTTTTCTTCTTCTACTGCCACCAAAACCAGCCTGTCTCATTCAAGCAGTACTCACCTGAGCAAGAGTAAACATGTGAAACGTGTTAAGAAGCCGCTCACAAATAAGAGCTTTCAAAGTCAGACGGGCACAGGAAGTGAGGCAAAGAGGAGGGGACGGGGCCGACCGAGAAAAAATCCTGCACCATGCTTTTCTCCATCTCTGCCAACTGCACCGTTACTTGATGGGGTGTCAGAGTGTCCTTCAAAACGGAGGAAAGGTGAAACAGATGATAACACGGTACTCAGTGGGTCCGACTTTGTGTCTCAATGTGAGAAAAGGAAAGTTAGAAAGAAAAGAGACTGTGAAAAATTGAGAGACGGAGGACATGACGAACAAGAGACAGATTTGAGCCAAGAGCCCTCGAGTTCACACTCTCGCCCATCATTACCCTCTCATGACACATCAGTATCTgcacacagccaatcagagaggaATTCTGCCAAGTCAGCTGACAAGCAATACGAGTGGGCGGGGCTTTACTCCGATGTGTATAAAACCAAGGA CCCCATGAGACCGTCCTCACCAGAAAACACAGAGTGCCTTGACTATGACCCTGAAAAACATCAGCACGGCCTTCTTCCTGCACCTATACACGTAG GAAAATATCTGAGGCTGAAACGGATTGACTTTCAGTTGCCCTATGACATATATTGGCTGAGAGCACACAATAAG CTTCCTAAAATATCAGATTCCCCACAAAAGACCGCAACATCCA atGGGTCTGTTGGTGTAATGTCTCTCACTCAGCCCGAGGACAGATCTTATAAACACCATACGGACAGTGTTCCTCACGACTGCATTTCTGACAGCCTTAataa AGATGACAGTCTAAGACTGCCTGCTGAGGAGGTTGCTGAAGAAACCAGTCAGACAGACCCGGATGAAAAGCTTCCCAATCAGCGTGACCCTCTGAAACAGCAG GAGAGAGGCAGTGATGCTGAAAATATCTCCTCCCctctgctgataatgcccttgtCCTGTGAGGAGAG GAGTTTCATCTCAGAACATTGCATTTTTCTGTTGAGGAACTATGAGAAAATGAGAGTGAGACAGGCAGTGCTCCTGAGGGAGGGAGTGAGAGAGcgggagaaagaaaaagaggagAGCGAAGGGAGCAATCAATGTCAGACGGGAGGTCTCGAAGACAACACCAGCACCAA ACGAGCGTCTGACTCACTCGAGTCTTCTGTCTGA